A single window of Agromyces aureus DNA harbors:
- a CDS encoding GNAT family N-acetyltransferase: MSDTIVRFIAADDPLARPLLDDLEREYDARYGDLFGEVAKVEINRYPVQEFSLPSGAFLVLVEFVDGVETPIAGGAFRRYDERTAELKRIWTRADRRGRGLAGQVVAALEAEARRLGYTDIFLTTGPRQPEAVSLYLREGYAPQFDTALPPEEVGIHGFRKQLVGPAAASVVREGAIA; encoded by the coding sequence ATGAGCGACACGATCGTGCGGTTCATCGCCGCGGACGACCCGCTGGCCAGACCACTGCTCGACGACCTCGAGCGCGAATACGATGCACGCTACGGCGACCTCTTCGGCGAGGTCGCCAAGGTGGAGATCAACCGCTACCCGGTGCAGGAGTTCTCGCTGCCGTCGGGCGCCTTCCTCGTGCTCGTCGAGTTCGTCGACGGGGTCGAGACACCGATCGCCGGTGGTGCCTTCCGCCGGTACGACGAGCGCACGGCCGAGCTCAAGCGCATCTGGACCCGCGCCGACCGCCGCGGTCGGGGCCTCGCCGGCCAGGTCGTCGCCGCGCTCGAGGCCGAGGCCCGTCGACTGGGCTACACCGACATCTTCCTCACCACCGGTCCGCGCCAGCCCGAGGCCGTCTCGCTCTACCTGCGCGAGGGGTACGCGCCGCAGTTCGACACGGCGCTGCCGCCTGAAGAGGTCGGCATCCACGGGTTCCGCAAGCAGCTCGTCGGGCCCGCCGCGGCATCCGTCGTGCGCGAAGGAGCGATCGCGTGA
- a CDS encoding amino acid ABC transporter permease: MSAASADQQTAPGRSTGEIEHGLKVVPVKHWGRWVLSAVVAFVILQFLWSLASNEKWQWDVFAEYFFAPSVLQSLVLTLQLTVISGVIGFALGAVLAVFRLSKSPLLNAAAWWYIWFFRSVPLVVQILVWYNLGYLYPTLGLGTPFTTDFWLVEFPTTTMISAFAAATIGLSLHQAAYSAEIIRAGILSVDQGQLEAAASLGLPRRIRFFRITLPQAARAIVPNAFNEIIGLVKGTSVVFIVALPELFYTVQVIYNRNQRVIPLLLVAVVWYAIITTVLSVAQYYVERRFARGAVRELPPTPIQRSRQWISEQWSRLGDNPNQGGGADAAGEPDRQPRAVFVANDEGTHAASVTAPENKDASVNATADASVNAKADAIADALATTAHHRTGGTR, encoded by the coding sequence GTGAGCGCGGCATCCGCAGACCAGCAGACCGCCCCCGGCCGCTCTACCGGCGAGATCGAGCACGGCCTCAAGGTCGTGCCGGTCAAGCACTGGGGCCGCTGGGTGCTGTCGGCGGTCGTCGCGTTCGTGATCCTGCAGTTCCTGTGGTCGCTCGCGAGCAACGAGAAGTGGCAGTGGGACGTCTTCGCCGAGTACTTCTTCGCACCCTCGGTGCTGCAGTCGCTCGTGCTCACGCTGCAGCTCACGGTCATCTCGGGGGTCATCGGCTTCGCGCTCGGCGCCGTGCTCGCGGTGTTCCGCCTGTCGAAGTCGCCGCTGCTGAACGCCGCGGCGTGGTGGTACATCTGGTTCTTCCGGTCGGTGCCGCTCGTCGTGCAGATCCTCGTCTGGTACAACCTCGGCTACCTGTATCCGACGCTCGGACTCGGCACCCCGTTCACCACCGACTTCTGGCTCGTGGAGTTCCCGACGACCACGATGATCTCGGCGTTCGCCGCCGCGACCATCGGCCTCTCGCTGCACCAGGCGGCCTACTCGGCCGAGATCATCCGCGCCGGCATCCTCTCGGTCGACCAGGGGCAGCTCGAGGCTGCGGCCTCGCTCGGCCTGCCGCGTCGCATCCGCTTCTTCCGCATCACGCTGCCGCAGGCGGCCCGGGCCATCGTGCCGAACGCGTTCAACGAGATCATCGGGCTCGTGAAGGGCACCTCGGTGGTGTTCATCGTCGCGCTTCCCGAGCTCTTCTACACGGTGCAGGTCATCTACAACCGCAACCAGCGGGTCATCCCGCTGCTGCTCGTGGCCGTCGTCTGGTACGCGATCATCACGACCGTGCTCTCGGTCGCGCAGTACTACGTCGAGCGGCGATTCGCCCGCGGCGCGGTGCGCGAGCTGCCGCCCACGCCGATCCAGCGCTCGCGCCAGTGGATCTCCGAGCAGTGGTCGCGCCTCGGCGACAACCCGAATCAGGGCGGTGGGGCGGATGCCGCGGGCGAGCCGGATCGGCAACCCCGAGCCGTGTTCGTGGCGAACGACGAAGGGACGCACGCGGCATCCGTCACCGCTCCTGAAAACAAGGACGCGAGCGTGAACGCGACCGCCGACGCGAGCGTGAACGCGAAGGCTGACGCGATCGCCGATGCCCTCGCGACGACTGCCCACCACCGCACCGGAGGCACCCGATGA
- a CDS encoding amino acid ABC transporter ATP-binding protein produces the protein MSQTALAPSFDGNVPLAPRPTATVGRVEIRDVTKSYGTNTVLRDVTLTIAPGEVVALIGPSGSGKSTLLRTINHLETVDRGSITLDGQYIGYEERGGRLHELREAEILRRRTQFGLVFQNFNLFPHLTAIENVVEAPIALKRLTKPEARELAKALLARVGLADKVDHYPRQLSGGQQQRVAIARALALSPKVLLFDEPTSALDPELVGEVLDVIRGLARDGTTLIVVTHEIGFAREVADRVVFLDGGEIVEQGTPIQVLRSPKQQRTKDFLAKVL, from the coding sequence ATGAGCCAGACCGCCCTCGCCCCGTCGTTCGACGGCAACGTTCCGCTCGCGCCCCGCCCGACGGCGACCGTCGGCCGCGTCGAGATCCGCGACGTCACGAAGTCCTACGGCACGAACACCGTGCTGCGCGACGTGACGCTGACCATCGCGCCCGGCGAGGTCGTCGCGCTCATCGGCCCCTCGGGTTCGGGCAAGTCGACGCTGCTGCGCACGATCAACCACCTCGAGACCGTCGACCGCGGATCGATCACGCTCGACGGGCAGTACATCGGCTACGAGGAGCGCGGCGGCAGGCTGCACGAGCTGCGAGAGGCCGAGATCCTGCGGCGACGCACGCAGTTCGGGCTCGTGTTCCAGAACTTCAACCTGTTCCCGCACCTCACGGCGATCGAGAACGTCGTCGAGGCGCCCATCGCCCTCAAGCGGCTCACGAAGCCCGAGGCCCGCGAGCTCGCCAAGGCGCTGCTCGCACGCGTCGGCCTCGCCGACAAGGTCGACCACTACCCGCGCCAGCTCTCGGGCGGGCAGCAGCAGCGCGTCGCGATCGCACGCGCCCTCGCCCTCTCGCCGAAGGTGCTGCTCTTCGACGAGCCGACCAGCGCGCTCGACCCCGAACTCGTCGGCGAGGTGCTCGACGTGATCCGCGGACTCGCGCGCGACGGCACGACGCTCATCGTGGTCACGCACGAGATCGGCTTCGCCAGGGAGGTCGCCGACCGCGTCGTCTTCCTCGACGGCGGCGAGATCGTCGAGCAGGGCACGCCCATTCAGGTGCTGCGCTCGCCGAAGCAGCAGCGCACCAAGGACTTCCTCGCGAAGGTGCTCTAG
- a CDS encoding ABC transporter substrate-binding protein encodes MAINKKQAGVIVAGVAAVVLIGGGITWAVLAGADNSAEAADGGSKTTEEQVEASTQFDLTSQNAADRPSIEPVEAAVAALKESGFEPVEAGKLTVAVSPYAAPLGVLASDDDATIIGSEADFGALIADGLDLEYNPVAVNWADWPLGIQSGKYDLIASNVTVTEERKELYDFASYRQDLLGFYVKADSKIDSISEAADISGLSIVVGSGTNQEKILLAWNEELEADGEAPAELVYYDDQAAATLALTSGRIDASFGPNATSAYQAATTGETKLVGTINGGWPETAPIAAGTAKGNGLIEPVQLVLQSIIDDGTYDEVLDRWALTSEALDASEINPPGLPKSE; translated from the coding sequence ATGGCGATCAACAAGAAGCAGGCGGGGGTGATCGTCGCGGGCGTCGCGGCGGTGGTCCTCATCGGCGGCGGCATCACGTGGGCCGTCCTGGCCGGCGCCGACAACTCGGCCGAGGCGGCCGACGGCGGCAGCAAGACCACCGAGGAGCAGGTCGAGGCCTCGACGCAGTTCGACCTCACGTCGCAGAACGCGGCCGACCGTCCCTCGATCGAGCCGGTCGAGGCCGCCGTCGCAGCGCTCAAGGAAAGCGGCTTCGAGCCCGTCGAGGCCGGCAAGCTCACCGTCGCGGTCTCGCCGTACGCGGCCCCGCTCGGCGTGCTCGCATCCGACGACGACGCCACCATCATCGGCAGCGAGGCGGACTTCGGTGCGCTGATCGCCGACGGCCTCGACCTCGAGTACAACCCGGTCGCCGTGAACTGGGCCGACTGGCCCCTCGGCATCCAGTCGGGCAAGTACGACCTCATCGCCTCGAACGTCACCGTGACCGAGGAGCGCAAGGAGCTCTACGACTTCGCGAGCTACCGCCAGGACCTACTCGGCTTCTACGTGAAGGCCGACAGCAAGATCGACTCGATCTCCGAGGCCGCCGACATCTCGGGCCTGTCGATCGTGGTCGGCTCGGGCACCAACCAGGAGAAGATCCTGCTCGCCTGGAACGAGGAGCTCGAGGCCGACGGCGAAGCGCCTGCAGAACTCGTCTACTACGACGACCAGGCCGCGGCGACGCTCGCCCTCACCTCCGGGCGTATCGACGCGAGCTTCGGCCCCAACGCCACCTCCGCCTACCAGGCGGCCACGACCGGTGAGACGAAGCTCGTCGGCACGATCAACGGCGGATGGCCCGAGACTGCGCCGATCGCCGCCGGCACCGCCAAGGGCAACGGCCTCATCGAGCCCGTGCAGCTCGTGCTCCAGTCGATCATCGACGACGGCACCTACGACGAGGTGCTCGACCGCTGGGCGCTGACCAGCGAGGCGCTCGACGCCTCCGAGATCAACCCTCCCGGGTTGCCGAAGTCCGAGTGA